Proteins encoded in a region of the Saccharothrix ecbatanensis genome:
- a CDS encoding MarP family serine protease, translated as MNWVDLLVLALAALAAMSGARQGMVVALPAFVGVLIGLVLGTQLAPLVVAQFDNVVTKVVFAVGIVVLLVALGETLGVYVGRSIKPRVNSSPLRGADNALGAIVQGAVVFVVAWMIALPLTMVAGLPSLAKALNQSVILSTVDDTMPQAARTLADDLQNLFDVSGFPAAVDPFNQMPLKEVGPPDPGLSSNPIVQQLRPSVLKVRGRAPSCSRALEGTGFVISPERVMTNAHVVAGTTEVTVEVGLGQFDATVVHYDPQTDIAILAVPDLKAVPLEFRTDEIAQGEDGIVLGYPLDGPYTASEARVRERIPVLRGPDIYDAQTVTRDVYTVRAKVRSGNSGGPLVDPQGRVIGVVFGAAVDDQETGFVLTAQEVAEEVAQAPTMVRRASTQTCAS; from the coding sequence GTGAACTGGGTTGACCTCCTCGTGCTGGCGCTCGCCGCCTTGGCCGCGATGTCGGGCGCGCGCCAGGGCATGGTCGTCGCGCTGCCCGCGTTCGTCGGCGTGCTGATCGGCCTGGTCCTCGGCACGCAGCTCGCGCCGCTGGTGGTGGCCCAGTTCGACAACGTGGTGACCAAGGTCGTGTTCGCGGTCGGCATCGTGGTGCTGCTGGTGGCGTTGGGCGAGACGCTGGGCGTGTACGTCGGCCGGAGCATCAAGCCGCGGGTCAACTCCAGCCCGTTGCGCGGCGCGGACAACGCGCTGGGCGCGATCGTGCAGGGCGCGGTGGTGTTCGTGGTGGCGTGGATGATCGCGCTGCCGCTGACCATGGTGGCGGGCCTGCCGTCGCTGGCCAAGGCGCTGAACCAGTCGGTGATCCTGTCCACGGTGGACGACACCATGCCGCAGGCGGCGCGGACGTTGGCCGACGACCTCCAGAACCTGTTCGACGTCTCCGGCTTCCCGGCCGCGGTGGACCCGTTCAACCAGATGCCGTTGAAGGAGGTCGGCCCGCCGGACCCGGGGCTGAGCTCGAACCCGATCGTGCAGCAGTTGCGGCCCAGCGTGCTGAAGGTGCGCGGGCGGGCGCCGTCGTGCTCGCGCGCGTTGGAGGGCACGGGTTTCGTCATCTCGCCCGAGCGCGTCATGACGAACGCGCACGTCGTCGCCGGCACCACCGAGGTCACCGTGGAAGTGGGGCTCGGCCAGTTCGACGCCACGGTCGTGCACTACGACCCGCAGACGGATATCGCGATCCTCGCCGTGCCGGACCTGAAGGCCGTGCCGCTGGAGTTCCGCACCGACGAGATCGCGCAGGGCGAGGACGGGATCGTGCTCGGCTACCCGCTGGACGGCCCGTACACGGCGTCCGAGGCGCGGGTCCGGGAACGGATCCCGGTGCTGCGCGGACCGGACATCTACGACGCGCAGACCGTGACGCGGGACGTGTACACGGTGCGGGCGAAGGTGCGAAGCGGCAACTCCGGCGGCCCGCTGGTCGACCCGCAGGGCCGGGTGATCGGCGTGGTGTTCGGCGCGGCCGTGGACGACCAGGAGACCGGTTTCGTGCTGACCGCGCAAGAAGTCGCGGAGGAAGTGGCGCAGGCGCCGACGATGGTGCGGCGCGCGTCCACCCAGACGTGCGCGTCCTGA
- a CDS encoding alpha/beta fold hydrolase, which yields MRLPDPSTARVPGPWAHRDVSANGIRLHVAELGEGPLVLLLHGFPEFWWSWRHQLVAIAEAGYRAVAVDLRGYGDSDKPPRGYDGFTLAGDVAGLVKALGEPRAHLVGHAWGGMLAWTVGAMHPRLVYSVTAVSAPHPLALRRAIRRHPRRQGRASAHLFRFQLPLYPERWLTRDGGAAVADLLGKWGGPKWTVSPEFDEVVERNREAVLVQGVAHSSMEYFRWAVRSQLRSDGRRFAEAVDRRLEVPVLQIQGARDPVMLDTTASDSAIWTGARSSYRVVPEVGHFPHQEAPQTTSRLVTDFLAKV from the coding sequence GTGCGGCTACCCGACCCGTCGACCGCTCGGGTGCCCGGCCCCTGGGCGCACCGCGACGTGTCCGCGAACGGCATCCGCCTGCACGTCGCCGAGCTGGGCGAAGGCCCGCTCGTGCTGCTGCTGCACGGTTTCCCGGAGTTCTGGTGGTCGTGGCGGCACCAGCTGGTCGCGATCGCCGAGGCGGGCTACCGGGCGGTGGCCGTGGACCTGCGCGGCTACGGCGACTCGGACAAACCACCGCGCGGGTACGACGGGTTCACGCTGGCCGGTGACGTCGCGGGCCTGGTGAAGGCACTCGGCGAACCGCGCGCGCACCTCGTCGGCCACGCCTGGGGCGGCATGCTGGCGTGGACGGTCGGCGCCATGCACCCCCGCCTGGTCTACTCGGTGACGGCCGTGTCCGCCCCGCACCCGCTCGCGCTGCGCCGGGCGATCCGCCGCCACCCGCGCCGTCAGGGCCGGGCCAGCGCACACCTGTTCCGCTTCCAGCTGCCGCTGTACCCGGAGCGGTGGCTGACCCGGGACGGCGGCGCGGCGGTGGCGGACCTGCTCGGCAAGTGGGGCGGTCCGAAGTGGACGGTGTCGCCCGAGTTCGACGAGGTGGTGGAGCGCAACCGGGAGGCGGTCCTGGTGCAGGGCGTCGCGCACAGCTCGATGGAGTACTTCCGCTGGGCGGTGCGCTCCCAGCTCCGCAGCGACGGCCGTCGGTTCGCCGAGGCGGTGGACCGCCGGCTGGAAGTGCCGGTGCTCCAGATCCAGGGCGCCCGCGACCCGGTGATGCTGGACACGACGGCGTCCGATTCGGCCATCTGGACGGGCGCGCGCTCGTCGTACCGGGTGGTGCCGGAGGTCGGCCACTTCCCGCACCAGGAAGCGCCCCAGACCACGAGCCGGCTCGTCACCGACTTCCTCGCCAAGGTCTGA
- a CDS encoding NUDIX hydrolase, giving the protein MTALVDPDGVPEWMGGLVKATVDIDARTFTRILPPPEGTGRPAAVLMLFGDGEAGPDVLLLRRAETLGSHPGQVAFPGGAADPTDDGPVDTALREAYEETGVLREGVRPVATLPQLYVPVSGFVVTPVLAHWDEPSPVAPVDPGETAAVARVPIAHLADPANRFRVSHPSGYIGPAFAAPGMLVWGFTAGLLNGLLALGGWERPWDTSDVRDLDLALRATEVP; this is encoded by the coding sequence ATGACGGCCCTGGTCGACCCGGACGGTGTGCCGGAGTGGATGGGCGGCCTGGTCAAGGCCACCGTCGACATCGACGCCCGCACGTTCACCCGGATCTTGCCGCCGCCGGAGGGCACCGGACGTCCCGCCGCCGTGCTGATGCTGTTCGGTGACGGCGAAGCGGGCCCGGACGTGTTGCTGCTGCGCCGCGCCGAAACCCTCGGCTCGCACCCCGGCCAGGTCGCCTTCCCGGGCGGCGCCGCCGACCCGACCGACGACGGACCGGTGGACACGGCGCTGCGCGAGGCGTACGAGGAGACCGGTGTGCTGCGCGAAGGCGTCCGGCCGGTCGCCACGCTGCCGCAGCTGTACGTGCCGGTGTCCGGGTTCGTCGTCACGCCGGTGCTGGCGCACTGGGACGAGCCGTCGCCGGTCGCGCCGGTCGACCCGGGAGAGACCGCCGCGGTGGCACGGGTGCCGATCGCGCACCTGGCCGACCCGGCGAACCGGTTCCGGGTGAGCCACCCGTCCGGTTACATCGGGCCGGCGTTCGCCGCACCGGGGATGCTGGTGTGGGGGTTCACCGCCGGTCTGCTCAACGGGCTGCTCGCCCTGGGCGGCTGGGAACGGCCGTGGGACACCTCGGACGTGCGCGACCTCGACCTGGCCTTGCGTGCGACGGAGGTTCCGTGA
- a CDS encoding winged helix-turn-helix transcriptional regulator produces MTNQTVSAQARRSVWAGDPHGEVDHPVADCPVEVTLHALRGRWTTLVVRELLAGERTFSDLAATLPTLSDKVLTDRLTHLTACGVVVRSREPGWPSRVTYALTPRGYALRAVLEAMWTWGADTD; encoded by the coding sequence GTGACCAACCAAACGGTAAGTGCCCAGGCCAGGCGGAGCGTGTGGGCCGGTGATCCGCACGGCGAGGTCGACCACCCGGTGGCCGACTGCCCAGTGGAGGTCACGTTGCACGCGCTGCGCGGCCGGTGGACGACGCTGGTCGTGCGCGAGTTGCTCGCCGGCGAACGAACCTTCAGCGACCTGGCGGCCACGCTGCCGACGTTGTCCGACAAGGTCCTCACCGACCGCCTGACACACCTCACCGCGTGTGGCGTGGTGGTGCGCTCCCGGGAGCCCGGCTGGCCGAGCCGGGTGACGTACGCCCTGACGCCTCGCGGGTACGCGCTACGCGCCGTCCTGGAGGCCATGTGGACCTGGGGCGCCGACACCGACTAG
- a CDS encoding NUDIX hydrolase gives MVPETFTGPPVEPRDAATVALVRDGAAGVEAFLLRRVAGMAFAGGMTVFPGGGVDQRDADTSVAWSGPSPSWWASRFACSVELATALVCAAVRETFEESGVLLAGPSASSVVADTTGFSAARAALVARELSLAQFLSAEGLVLRADLLRPWANWVTPEEEPRRYDTRFFVAVLPEGQRADGATTEASDAVWQRPVDALADWKAGRRALMPPTWVTLAELDDLGSVAAVLDEQRSESVTKVMPKLVRDGEVLRVVVS, from the coding sequence ATGGTGCCGGAGACGTTCACCGGGCCGCCCGTCGAGCCGCGCGACGCCGCGACGGTGGCGTTGGTGCGGGATGGTGCGGCTGGTGTGGAGGCGTTCCTGCTGCGGCGGGTGGCCGGGATGGCGTTCGCGGGTGGGATGACGGTGTTCCCCGGCGGCGGGGTCGACCAGCGGGACGCGGACACGTCGGTGGCTTGGAGCGGGCCTTCGCCCTCGTGGTGGGCTTCGCGGTTCGCGTGCTCGGTGGAGTTGGCGACGGCGCTGGTGTGCGCGGCGGTGCGGGAGACGTTCGAGGAGTCCGGGGTGTTGCTGGCCGGGCCGTCGGCGTCGTCGGTGGTGGCCGATACCACCGGGTTCTCCGCGGCACGGGCGGCGTTGGTGGCGCGGGAGTTGTCGCTGGCGCAGTTCTTGTCGGCGGAGGGGTTGGTGCTGCGGGCGGACCTGCTGCGTCCGTGGGCGAACTGGGTGACGCCGGAGGAGGAGCCGCGGCGGTACGACACGCGGTTCTTCGTCGCCGTGCTGCCGGAGGGGCAGCGGGCGGACGGGGCGACGACGGAGGCTTCGGACGCGGTGTGGCAGCGGCCGGTGGACGCGTTGGCGGACTGGAAGGCCGGGCGGCGGGCGTTGATGCCGCCTACTTGGGTGACGTTGGCGGAGTTGGACGACCTGGGGTCGGTGGCGGCGGTGCTGGACGAACAGCGGTCCGAGTCCGTGACGAAGGTGATGCCGAAGTTGGTCCGGGACGGCGAGGTGCTGCGGGTGGTCGTGTCGTGA
- the dnaN gene encoding DNA polymerase III subunit beta: MDLTATTADLASAAADVARLLPSRVYDPVLAGLVLRADADGVTLAGSDREHAVRLTRPATVHTDGAVVVPARPLADTLRGLDDPQVRLVVEGSRLAVRTSTARFALPLLNLASHPGIPPLPPAVGSLPARALTAALIPVSSAASKDDALPVFTGVRIHGADGRLELIATDRYRMAFASLPWVPTGDLDVLAPAVALAEASRQPARDAEVTVHADADRIALSWAGGSVSTALLAAPFPDDRVRKLLEAVIDSTVLVEADVLAGAVRRAVPYAGPHGSVTIQVDDGELRVRGSDPQNGESEESVKATIDGNRVTKTFQARYLADALRAFSGRRVELRIQDGLRSTVLTSQAGDDGVELTYLVVPLRTVS, translated from the coding sequence ATGGACCTGACCGCCACCACCGCCGACCTGGCCTCCGCCGCCGCGGACGTCGCCCGCCTGCTGCCATCGCGCGTGTACGACCCGGTGCTGGCCGGTCTGGTGCTGCGTGCGGATGCCGATGGCGTCACGTTGGCGGGCAGTGATCGAGAACACGCCGTCCGCCTGACCCGCCCGGCCACGGTGCACACGGACGGTGCGGTGGTCGTGCCCGCGAGACCTCTCGCCGACACCCTTCGGGGCTTGGACGATCCGCAGGTCAGACTCGTGGTGGAGGGTTCACGCCTGGCCGTGCGGACGTCAACGGCCCGCTTCGCCCTGCCGTTGCTGAACCTCGCGTCCCACCCCGGCATCCCACCGTTGCCACCCGCCGTCGGCTCCCTCCCGGCCCGCGCCCTCACCGCGGCGCTGATCCCGGTGTCCAGCGCGGCTTCGAAGGACGACGCCCTCCCGGTCTTCACCGGCGTCCGCATCCACGGCGCGGACGGTCGGCTGGAGCTGATCGCCACCGATCGTTACCGGATGGCATTCGCTTCGCTACCGTGGGTGCCGACAGGCGACCTGGACGTCCTCGCGCCGGCCGTGGCGTTGGCCGAGGCGTCCAGACAGCCGGCGCGCGATGCCGAGGTGACGGTGCATGCCGATGCCGACCGCATCGCCCTGTCATGGGCGGGCGGGAGCGTGAGCACGGCGCTGCTGGCGGCCCCGTTTCCCGACGATCGAGTGAGAAAGCTGTTGGAGGCGGTCATCGACAGCACGGTGTTGGTGGAAGCGGATGTGCTCGCGGGCGCGGTGCGCCGAGCAGTCCCCTACGCCGGTCCGCACGGGTCGGTGACGATCCAGGTGGACGACGGGGAGCTGCGGGTGCGGGGCAGTGATCCGCAGAACGGCGAGTCGGAGGAGTCGGTCAAGGCGACGATCGACGGGAACCGGGTGACGAAGACGTTCCAGGCGAGGTACTTGGCCGATGCGCTGCGGGCGTTCAGCGGGCGGCGGGTGGAGCTGCGGATCCAGGATGGGCTGCGGTCCACGGTGCTGACGTCGCAGGCCGGAGATGATGGTGTGGAGCTGACTTACCTGGTAGTGCCCTTGAGAACGGTCTCCTGA
- a CDS encoding TlpA family protein disulfide reductase — MSAGARWAVVVLVLAVAGAVALWPRSPEADQGLPTRTSPTVDLAAARDQAALWPCPRAEGQGPQALRGVMATCLGDGQQVDVASAVSGRVLVNFWATWCVPCHEELKVLDAYARQPGAVPVVTVLVASKEADGLELLAKLGVHLPAVFHEGDGVRKAMRVPPRLPVSYVTGADGSLTEVTDPIVLTSVDQVREVVG, encoded by the coding sequence GTGAGCGCCGGAGCGCGGTGGGCCGTCGTCGTCCTGGTGTTGGCGGTGGCGGGCGCCGTCGCGCTGTGGCCACGCTCACCGGAGGCCGACCAGGGCCTGCCGACCCGGACGTCGCCGACGGTGGACTTGGCCGCCGCGCGCGACCAGGCGGCACTGTGGCCGTGCCCACGCGCAGAGGGCCAAGGGCCGCAGGCATTGCGCGGCGTCATGGCCACGTGCCTCGGTGACGGACAGCAGGTGGACGTGGCGTCCGCCGTGTCCGGCCGGGTCCTGGTGAACTTCTGGGCGACGTGGTGCGTTCCCTGTCATGAGGAGCTGAAGGTCCTGGACGCGTACGCCCGGCAGCCGGGGGCGGTGCCGGTGGTGACGGTCCTGGTGGCGAGCAAGGAGGCTGACGGTCTGGAGCTGTTGGCGAAACTCGGCGTGCACCTGCCCGCGGTCTTCCACGAGGGCGACGGTGTGCGGAAGGCCATGCGCGTGCCACCGAGGTTGCCGGTGAGCTATGTCACCGGGGCGGACGGATCACTGACCGAGGTGACCGACCCGATCGTGCTCACCTCGGTCGACCAGGTGCGCGAGGTGGTCGGATGA
- a CDS encoding Crp/Fnr family transcriptional regulator, whose protein sequence is MDETLARAGIFQGVEQAAAEALAQTLESVEFPRGHVIFAEGEPGDRLYIIQSGKVKIGRKSPDGRENLLGIFGPSDMFGELSIFDPGPRTSTATTVTEVRAVSMDRPALRQWITNRPEIAEQLLRALARRLRRTNSMLADLIFTDVPGRVAKALLQLAQRFGSQEAGLLRVTHDLTQEEIAQFVGASRETVNKALADFAHRGWLRLEGKSVLILDPERLARRAR, encoded by the coding sequence GTGGACGAGACCCTGGCCCGCGCGGGCATTTTCCAGGGGGTCGAACAGGCCGCAGCGGAGGCACTGGCGCAGACGCTGGAGTCCGTTGAATTCCCGCGCGGCCACGTGATCTTCGCGGAAGGCGAGCCGGGCGACCGGCTCTACATCATCCAATCCGGCAAGGTGAAGATCGGCCGGAAGTCGCCGGACGGGCGGGAGAACCTCTTGGGGATCTTCGGGCCGTCGGACATGTTCGGCGAGTTGTCGATCTTCGACCCCGGTCCGCGCACGTCCACCGCGACCACGGTGACCGAAGTGCGCGCGGTCAGCATGGACCGCCCCGCGCTGCGGCAGTGGATCACCAACCGGCCGGAGATCGCCGAGCAGCTGCTGAGGGCGTTGGCCCGCAGGCTGCGCCGGACGAACTCCATGCTGGCCGACCTGATCTTCACGGACGTGCCGGGCCGGGTGGCCAAGGCGTTGTTGCAGCTCGCGCAGCGCTTCGGCAGCCAGGAAGCCGGGCTGCTGCGGGTCACCCACGACCTCACGCAGGAGGAGATCGCCCAGTTCGTCGGCGCCTCGCGTGAGACGGTGAACAAGGCTCTGGCCGACTTCGCCCACCGCGGTTGGCTCCGGCTGGAGGGCAAGAGCGTGCTGATCCTCGACCCGGAGCGGCTGGCCCGCAGGGCCCGCTAG
- a CDS encoding MFS transporter, with the protein MSHSARLSDYRAALTTPGMRGPVVASLLARLPIAMVGLSLLLYVQRETGSFAAAGLVSASSLVGVAFGSIVQGRLMDRHGPTRPLLTAVALFGVFVALAISAIEAGATLPVLVPVAFAVGLTEPMVGSASRALWSHVLPAGPTRLAGFAYEAISMEVFFILGPGLAGLLVTAPWAGTGVVIGAVSMAVGAVWFALNPTVRGVRPSPMSRSVLGALASPGMRTVALAALGFGMTIGFIEVAVPAAAAKAGHVGVGGLLLSLWSVSSVMFGVLYSMKPFPRAMHLRLPVLLGGFALLSLLLAVPTGLIGLGAALLVVGTLITPQATTHSAAIEQVAPAGTATEAFGWVVTAVTIGLAIGQSASGQLVESYGTGAAFVAAAVSGLAIAALVWAFRGTVAAGVPLPKQDELALVAP; encoded by the coding sequence ATGTCCCACTCTGCCCGCCTTTCCGACTACCGAGCTGCCCTGACCACCCCTGGCATGCGCGGCCCCGTGGTCGCGTCACTGCTCGCCCGGCTGCCGATCGCGATGGTCGGCCTGTCGCTGCTGCTGTACGTGCAGCGGGAGACCGGGTCGTTCGCCGCGGCGGGTCTGGTGTCGGCGTCGTCGCTGGTGGGTGTCGCTTTCGGGTCGATCGTGCAGGGCAGGTTGATGGACCGGCACGGGCCGACGCGCCCGTTGCTCACCGCGGTGGCGTTGTTCGGGGTGTTCGTGGCGTTGGCGATCAGCGCGATCGAGGCCGGGGCGACGTTGCCCGTGCTGGTGCCGGTCGCGTTCGCAGTCGGGCTCACCGAGCCGATGGTCGGCTCCGCGTCCCGTGCGCTGTGGTCCCACGTGCTGCCCGCCGGGCCTACGCGGCTGGCCGGGTTCGCGTACGAGGCGATCAGCATGGAGGTGTTCTTCATCCTCGGTCCGGGTCTCGCCGGGCTGTTGGTGACGGCGCCGTGGGCGGGGACCGGTGTGGTGATCGGCGCGGTGTCGATGGCCGTCGGCGCGGTGTGGTTCGCCTTGAACCCGACGGTGCGCGGCGTTCGTCCGTCGCCGATGAGCCGGAGCGTGTTGGGCGCGCTGGCGTCTCCCGGCATGCGCACGGTGGCGTTGGCGGCGTTGGGCTTCGGTATGACGATCGGGTTCATCGAGGTGGCCGTGCCGGCTGCCGCGGCGAAGGCGGGTCACGTCGGCGTCGGCGGGCTGCTGCTGAGCCTGTGGTCGGTGAGCTCGGTGATGTTCGGCGTCCTGTACTCGATGAAGCCGTTCCCGCGGGCGATGCACCTGCGGTTGCCGGTGCTGCTCGGCGGGTTCGCGCTGCTGTCGCTGCTGCTCGCGGTGCCGACCGGGTTGATCGGCCTGGGTGCGGCGCTGCTCGTGGTGGGCACGTTGATCACGCCCCAGGCCACCACCCACTCGGCCGCGATCGAGCAGGTGGCGCCCGCCGGGACGGCCACCGAGGCGTTCGGCTGGGTGGTGACGGCGGTGACCATCGGGTTGGCGATCGGGCAGTCGGCGAGTGGTCAGCTGGTCGAGTCGTACGGGACGGGTGCGGCGTTCGTCGCGGCGGCGGTGTCCGGCTTGGCGATCGCGGCGCTGGTGTGGGCGTTCCGCGGGACGGTGGCGGCCGGCGTGCCGCTGCCCAAGCAGGACGAACTGGCCCTGGTCGCGCCCTGA
- the nth gene encoding endonuclease III, with protein MAKSAVKQPETRLGLVRRARRMVRVLGEGYPDAHCELDFVDPLQLLVAVVLSAQTTDVRVNLVTPALFRRYRTAADYAAADRAELEELIKPTGFYRNKATSLIGLGTALVERFDGEVPGTLKDLVTLPGVGRKTANVVLGDAFGVPGITVDTHFGRLVRRWGWTDEEDPVKVEHIVGALVERKEWTLLSHRTIFHGRRVCHARTPACGACLLAPQCPSYGIGQVDPVKAQKLVKGEEAPHLIDLAERVRAGEKLA; from the coding sequence ATGGCGAAGAGCGCGGTGAAGCAGCCGGAGACGAGGCTGGGGCTGGTCCGCCGGGCGCGACGCATGGTGCGGGTCCTCGGCGAGGGTTACCCCGACGCGCACTGCGAACTGGACTTCGTCGACCCGTTGCAGCTCCTGGTCGCGGTCGTGCTCTCCGCGCAGACCACCGACGTCCGGGTGAACCTCGTCACGCCCGCGCTGTTCCGCCGCTACCGCACGGCCGCCGACTACGCCGCGGCCGACCGCGCGGAGCTGGAGGAGCTGATCAAGCCGACCGGCTTCTACCGGAACAAGGCGACCTCGCTGATCGGCCTGGGAACCGCGCTGGTGGAACGGTTCGACGGCGAGGTGCCGGGCACCCTGAAGGACCTGGTGACGCTGCCCGGCGTCGGCCGCAAGACCGCGAACGTGGTGCTGGGCGACGCGTTCGGCGTGCCGGGGATCACGGTCGACACCCACTTCGGCCGCCTGGTCCGCCGCTGGGGCTGGACCGACGAGGAGGACCCGGTCAAGGTCGAGCACATCGTCGGCGCGCTGGTCGAGCGCAAGGAGTGGACCTTGCTCTCGCACCGCACGATCTTCCACGGACGCCGCGTCTGCCACGCCCGCACCCCGGCCTGCGGCGCGTGCCTGCTGGCGCCCCAGTGCCCGTCCTACGGCATCGGCCAAGTCGACCCGGTCAAGGCGCAGAAGCTGGTCAAGGGCGAGGAAGCGCCGCACTTGATCGACCTCGCCGAACGCGTGCGGGCGGGGGAGAAGCTGGCGTGA
- a CDS encoding MBL fold metallo-hydrolase: MSGLAYGVLRQVTPTAAVLLAENPGVMTLDGTNTWVLRAPGSSSCVVVDPGPLDAAHLGLLAAEAPVEVVLLTHGHSDHSDGAQAFGRQVDAPVRSVDPAFRLGGQGLSDGEVIEAAGLSIRVLATPGHTADSVCFQLDDAVLTGDTVLGRGTTVVAHPDGKLGDYLESLRVLASLPVNTIGLPGHGPELPDLVAVATGYLAHRQQRLAQVKAAVEHLSANGKPPTPRQVVELVYADVDRSLWPAAEWSVRAQLEYLLRTP, from the coding sequence GTGAGCGGGTTGGCTTATGGGGTGTTGCGGCAGGTCACGCCCACGGCGGCGGTGTTGCTGGCGGAGAACCCCGGTGTGATGACGTTGGACGGGACGAACACCTGGGTGCTGCGTGCGCCCGGTTCGTCGTCGTGCGTCGTGGTCGACCCCGGTCCGCTGGATGCCGCGCATCTGGGATTGCTCGCGGCCGAGGCGCCGGTGGAGGTCGTGCTCCTCACGCATGGTCACTCGGATCACTCGGACGGGGCACAGGCGTTCGGGCGACAGGTGGACGCGCCCGTGCGATCGGTCGACCCGGCTTTCCGGCTGGGTGGGCAGGGGTTGTCGGACGGTGAGGTGATCGAGGCGGCGGGCCTGTCGATCCGGGTATTGGCGACGCCTGGCCACACGGCCGACTCGGTGTGCTTCCAGTTGGACGACGCGGTGTTGACCGGGGACACGGTGCTGGGACGGGGAACGACTGTCGTGGCCCATCCGGACGGGAAGCTGGGCGATTACTTGGAGTCGTTGCGTGTACTCGCGTCCTTGCCGGTGAACACGATCGGGCTACCCGGCCACGGCCCCGAACTACCGGACCTCGTGGCCGTCGCCACCGGCTACCTGGCCCACCGGCAGCAACGCCTGGCGCAGGTCAAGGCGGCGGTCGAACACCTGTCCGCAAACGGCAAACCCCCGACCCCGCGCCAGGTGGTCGAGTTGGTGTACGCCGACGTGGACCGTTCGCTGTGGCCGGCCGCCGAGTGGTCTGTTCGGGCGCAGCTGGAGTACCTGCTTCGCACCCCGTGA
- a CDS encoding YybH family protein — protein MIANTPEDLPRLFAEAFNAGDPTALYESGAQPAELAGHLALGLAMTVNTRKVITRGDLALLIVDWRIGGETGTADVTETADVTGTAGVTGTATDVARRGPDGGWRYVIDNPTGIA, from the coding sequence ATGATCGCGAACACCCCCGAAGACCTGCCCCGACTGTTCGCCGAGGCGTTCAACGCCGGCGACCCGACCGCCCTCTACGAGTCCGGTGCCCAGCCGGCCGAGCTCGCGGGGCACCTGGCGCTGGGTCTGGCGATGACCGTCAACACCCGCAAGGTGATCACCAGGGGCGATCTGGCCCTGCTGATCGTCGACTGGCGCATCGGCGGCGAGACCGGCACGGCCGACGTGACCGAAACTGCCGACGTGACTGGAACGGCTGGCGTGACCGGCACGGCTACCGACGTCGCGCGTCGCGGCCCTGACGGCGGTTGGCGGTACGTGATCGACAATCCGACAGGAATCGCGTAG
- a CDS encoding phage holin family protein, protein MTTARENTNGSGLPPVPSIPLTAETPVKIAEETSIGGLIRDATAHLSTLVRAEVELARSEVAGEIKKGVKGSVYFILAVAVLPFALIMLFMTLAYALYDIFDFPLSLSFLIVFFVVIIVVGLFVFLGVRKMKKLRAPQRTIASAKDTVAALRHRGEGH, encoded by the coding sequence GTGACCACCGCTCGGGAGAACACCAACGGCAGCGGACTGCCACCTGTTCCGTCGATCCCGTTGACCGCGGAGACCCCGGTCAAGATCGCGGAGGAGACGTCCATCGGCGGCTTGATCCGCGATGCGACGGCCCACCTGTCGACGTTGGTCCGGGCCGAGGTCGAGCTGGCCAGGTCCGAGGTCGCGGGCGAGATCAAGAAGGGCGTGAAGGGCAGCGTCTACTTCATCCTCGCGGTGGCGGTGTTGCCGTTCGCCCTCATCATGCTTTTCATGACCCTGGCCTACGCGCTCTACGACATCTTCGACTTCCCGCTGTCGCTGTCGTTCCTGATCGTGTTCTTCGTGGTGATCATCGTCGTGGGGCTGTTCGTCTTCCTGGGCGTGCGGAAGATGAAGAAGCTGCGCGCGCCACAGCGGACCATCGCGTCGGCCAAGGACACCGTCGCGGCCCTGCGCCACCGCGGCGAAGGCCACTGA